The sequence GGAGGTGAGAATGTCAACGACTCTAAATGGTAGCCTAAACGGCTTAATTCCGGAACTTCATCCAAAATCTGATCAAACTTCACCGGGTTTAATGCACCACCTTCCTTCTGAACCATACCGATTGTCCCACCGGTATAAATAATTAGTATAGACGGTACCTGGCTGTTCATAGGGTTAATGAGCATCAAGTATACTTTTTCAAATTTGAAACAAACTTTCTGCGTTTTGGCTTGATCGTCTGGCTAGTTCCTGAACACTTATTCCGTGCAATTCGGCAACTTTTCTCGCCACGTAAATCAGATACGAACTTTCATTACGTTTTCCACGAAACGGTACAGGAGTCAAATATGGGGCATCTGTTTCTAAAATAATATGAGATGGGTCAACCTTTTCAATTACTTTGTCCATCCCGCTATTTTTAAAGGTCACCACGCCGTTTACGCCCAATTTAAACCCAAGGTCGATTACTTGCTGTGCCTGCTCAATTGTTCCGGAAAAACTATGGAAAACGCCGCGAAGCCCGGGAACCTTTTCTTCCTGCAAAACAGCCATCACCTCGTTAAACGATTCGCGGAAATGGATGACGATCGGTAAGTCATATTTAATAGCCATCCGGATTTGGCGCCGAAAAGCATCTGTTTGCTCATTCACAAAAGTCTTGTCCCAATACAGGTCGATACCAATTTCTCCGATCCCGTAGAATTTTTGTTTTTGAAGCCAGAACTCAACCAATTCGAGTTCCTCCTCATAATCCTCATTCACTGATGTAGGATGAAGTCCCATTAACGGATAGCAAATTTGCGGGTATTGTTCCGATAAATCGAGCAGCTTTTTAACGGTGGAACTGTCGATATTCGGGAGTACTATTTTTCGGACTTCATTTTCGTACGCGCGCTGGATCACTTCAGCAATGTCATCGGAAAAATCTTCCGTATAAATGTGAGAATGTGTATCGATCAACATTTCTTGAGATAATTTCAAACAAAGAAAACAAGGAAATCCGAACTGGCGGTTTCCCAAATATTATCTTATTACTAATTTGCAAAAAACCGGCTAAAAGTCGATTAACTTTCAGCCGGTATCCTAAAAAAATTCAGAATTCGATTCTTTTTATACAATGCCCTGTGCCAGCATAGCGTCGGCAACTTTCACAAAGCCCCCAACGTTGGCACCCTTCACATAGTTAATCCGCTCGCCGTTTTTTCCGTACCGAACACAGGTATCGTGAATTTCCTTCATAATCAAATGCAGACGAGCATCAACTTCTTCTCGCGTCCAATTCAATCGCTGGCTGTTCTGTGTCATTTCGAGCCCGGACACAGCAACGCCACCAGCATTGACAGCTTTTCCCGGTGCATAATTAATATGGTCTGCCAAATATTCTACAGCCTCGGCTGTACATCCCATATTGGAAGCTTCAGCTAACAAGAAGCAGCCTTTTGCCACCAACATTTTGGCGTCTTCCAAATCCACCTCGTTCTGCGTGGCACAAGGAATGGCAATGTCGACCTTTTGCTCCCATGGCTTCTTCCCGGCGAAGAATTGTGCGCCAAATTCGTTGGCGTATGGTTCAACAACATCGTTATTGGTTTCTCTCAACTCCAGCAAATAATCGATCTTCTCACCACTGATACCAGCAGGATCGTAAATATAGCCATCGGGGCCGGAGATTGTCACAACTTTTCCGCCGAGCTCATTAATCTTGGTGATCGCGCCCCAGGCAACGTTTCCAAATCCGGAAACGGCAAAGGTCTGCCCGACAATGTCTTTTCCCAAATGATCAAGCATGTGGTGCACAAAGTAAACAGCACCAAAGCCAGTTGCCTCCGGACGAATCAAACTTCCGCCCCAAGCCAGGCCTTTTCCGGTGAGCACACCTGTAAACTCGTTCCGAATCCGTTTGTATTGACCAAACAAGTAACCGATTTCGCGACCGCCAACACCAATATCACCAGCCGGAACATCGGTATTCGGTCCAATGTGGCGTTGAAGCTCAGTCATAAAACTTTGGCAAAAACGCATGATTTCATTGTCCGATTTTCCTTTCGGGCTGAAATCAGAACCGCCTTTTCCACCGCCCATTGGCAAGGTGGTCAGACTATTTTTGAAAGTCTGCTCGAATCCGAGGAATTTCAGAATTGAAAGCGTCACTGTGGGGTGAAAGCGCAAACCGCCTTTATAAGGTCCCAATGCTGAATTGAATTCAACCCGGTAACCGCGGTTAATTTGCACCTCGCCTTTGTCGTCGATCCAAGGCACCCGGAACATGATTACCCGCTCGGGCTCAACCATACGTTCCAATATTTTTGCTTTTTGATATCGGGGATTTTTCTGATAAACGTCCCAAATTGTTTCTACTACTTCCTGAACTGCTTGGTGAAACTCAGTTTCACCCGGAGTCTTGGCAATTAATGCCTGCATAAATTCATTCATGTCCGTTCTCATGATCGTTGAGATTGATTCTAAATGATTGAAATTTTTATTGTCAACAAAGGAAACGATGAAAACGACACGAAAAACTGATTTTCGAACAAGTTTGCACTACCTGTTAATGTTTAATAGCAATAAAAAAACCGGGCCCCAAACCCGGTCTTTTCAATTTCACCTAAACAACCCCTTGAGCCAGCATGGCTTGGGCTACTTTTACAAAGCCCCCGATGTTGGCCCCGTCGACGTAATTAATCCAACCATCTTTTTGCGCACCATGTTTCAGACACATGGCATGAATCGTTTTCATAATCGTATGCAGGCGGGCATCCACTTCTTCTCGTGTCCAATTGAGTCGCATGCTGTTTTGCGCCATTTCCAAACCGGAAACGGCAACTCCACCTGCATTTGCGGCCTTACCCGGAGCATATAATATTTTCGATTTCAGGAACAGGTGTACTGCTTCGGGCGTACAAGGCATATTCGCTCCTTCGGCAACAACCTGGCAGCCGTTTTTCAGCAAGTGCTCGGCATCCTCTTTGTGAACTTCGTTTTCGGTAGCACAGGGCAAAGCGATATCGCAGGCAACCGACCAGGGCCGCTGACCTGCATGATACGGGCAGCCGTACTTATCTGAGTACTCCTTGATTCGTCCACGCTGCTCGTTTTTCAGCTGGAATATAAATTCGAGTTTCTCCGGATCAATCCCATCCGGATCGTGAATAAAACCACCGGAGTCCGACATGGTGACAACTTTACCCCCCAGCTCCAACACCTTTTGAGCTGCGAATTGCGCAACGTTTCCGGATCCGGAAATACAAACTACTTTACCTTTCAAATCTTCCCCCTTCGTACTCATCATCTCCTGTGCGAAATAAACGGTTCCGTAACCCGTTGCTTCGGGGCGAATCAGGCTACCACCCCATTCAATTCCTTTCCCGGTTAAAACACCCGTAAATTCGTTCCGCAAGCGTTTGTATTGCCCAAACAAAAAACCGATTTCGCGACCACCAACACCAATATCGCCGGCCGGCACGTCGGTATTGGGGCCAATATGCCGAAACAGCTCCGTCATGAAGCTTTGGCAAAAGCGCATCACTTCGAGATCTGATTTATTCTTCGGGTCAAAATCCGAACCTCCCTTTCCTCCACCCATTGGCAAACTGGTCAGGCTGTTTTTAAAGGTCTGCTCAAACGCGAGGAACTTCATGATACTTAAATTTACGGTTGGGTGAAATCGCAAACCTCCTTTATAAGGACCGATCGCGGAGTTCATCTCGACCCGGAAACCACGATTCACCTGGATGTTCCCCTGATCGTCCAACCAGGGAACTCGGAAATGCAGGACACGCTCGGGCTCAACCAAACGTTCCAGGATTCTCATTTTTAAATATTTCGGATGATCTAAAAGAAAGGGAGCCAATGACTCAATGACTTCGTGCACGGCCTGGTGAAATTCAAGCTGATTGGGATCCTGTGCTTTGACGCGTAACATAAACTCGTCGATGAAGCTTTCAATTGGTTTTTTCATAGCTAAAGTTTTAGTTTCGCCAGGCAGACCGCCAGCACCTCTCCAACCTAAAAATCGACTTTCCCCCCGGCTGCCTCAGCCCGGCTCTGTAACACAATTATTATTATCAAGTTCGGAAATAATTCTGTAAATGGGAAGGTGCTATTCAACACAACAAAATGAATTTCAATCAATTACCACCAACAAGATCATCAACTCAAAACAAAAAACAGGTTTTATCTAATAATCTAAAAGTCATTTCACCTTTTAATCTTCGATATATAAAAAAAACTCTCTTGTGGGCGTAAAACCGCAATTCATGTTGCAAATCAGCTTGTTCGTCAAATTTAATTGATTGTCAGGCAAGGAATTGATGTATTTAACTAAATTTGACAAGCCTTAAGAATGATAAAAAAAACCGGAAATCTAAAATGCAGCCAAACTACCCATCGGCCTATCAATCAATATTGTTATTGCTACGTCTCGTACTAATAATAGCTGCATTATTAATTCCGTATTGTATCGTCCGCTTTATCATCAATGATTCCACCACGATCACAAGACTGGACGCATTTTATTTTTACACTTCAAAAATCCTTGCTCAAATACTCGTTTTTTACTGGGCTTACAAGCGAGTACAAAAAGAGGATTTATACAGCCTGTCGGATGAATTGTCGCCCTCGCTGAACTCCAGCTTACTATGGGCGATTCTGGGGGGGCTGGCTTTAATCTTCCTGATGGAACCGATTGAACAGTTTGTACCGGCAACCAGTACTGTACAAATCTATTTCTCCAACCTCTCAACCAATAAGTTTGGCTCGTTCCTTTACGTCGTTCTGATATCGCCGGTATTAAACGAGCTGATATTCCGGTCGATTATTCTGCGCGGCTTTTTGAAAAATTACAAACCCGGCCTTGCCATATTAGGAACCGCCTTACTCTTCTCTATATTCCATGTTTCGTTACTGCAAGCGGTTATTTCATTTATTTTAAGTTTATTCATCGGCTTTGTTTATTGGCAAACACGCTCCTTGCTGTTATGCATCATTCTGCATATACTCAACAATGCCGTTGCGTACATCATCATCGTTTATTCAGGGCAAATAGAAAGCATATCCAGCTTAATTCCGGATACAAAAATTTACCTCTTTCTCTATCTGCTTGCGGCAGCGGCTCTGTCAATCACGCTTCTTCAGATCTATAAAAAGAATCAAGTCGAAATTTAGCAGAGTTTCACATTCGGATAATTTGTATTTTTGAAGCTGAAATATTTAACAAAGAAGAGAAATGAAAAAAGCAGAGATTTACACGGAAAAGGGTGTCATGAAATTGGAGTTCTACGAAGATGATGCTCCCGGAACAGTAGAAAACTTTGTGAAACTTTCCAAGTCGGGCTTTTACGACGGACTTACATTCCATCGCGTAATTCCTGGTTTCGTAATTCAGGGAGGTTGCCCGGATGGAACAGGAGCAGGCGGCCCAGGCTACACAATTAAATGCGAATTGACCGGCGAAAAACAATACCACGATCGCGGTGTGCTTTCAATGGCACATGCAGGTCGCAACACAGGTGGCTCTCAATTCTTTATTTGCCACAACCGTCAAAACACGAAACACCTCGACCGCAAACACACCTGCTTTGGCAAAGTGTACGAGGGGCTCGATGTGATCGACGCTATCCGGCCGGGCGATGTCATTGAAAAGATTGTAATCATCGAAGAATAAATCAGAAGCCGGTTCCCACCGGCTTTTTTTAGCTCCTATTTATCCCCCGAACTACCCAGATCACTTAATCTGAACCCGATGTCAAACAACTTTAAAGGGATCGTCTTCACCCTAACATCTGTCGTCATGTTTGCCTTCATGGCCGTTTTGGTTCGAATGATTCCCCACGTCTCATCCTTCCACTCCAGCTTTGTCCGATTCACAATTGGGTTGGCAATCATCGGCATACTGGCCATGTTTAAACTAATCCCGCTCAAATTCCGCGACCGCAAAACCTTGTTCATCCGGGGGCTGATTGGTGGCATCGCGGTTTACCTGTTCTACCTGGCAATCGTTCGGCTTGGAATTGGAAAGGGATCAGCCTACGTTTATTCCTACCCCGCTTTTGCGACCTTGCTTTCCATGTTTATGCTGAAGGAAAAAGTTGAAGGCATCAAGTTCATCCCTATCTTTACCTCCATTGCCGGATTGGTTCTTCTTTCACTTGGCCGCACAAATGGCGCGATGGCAGGATTTGGCTGGAACGAACTAATTGCCATTGGTGGCTCCATCACCACAGCACTGGCCGTCGTTTATGTGAAAAAACTTCACCACAGCGACAACTCCTATGCGATCTTTTTCGCGCAAAGCATCATTGGGTTTTGGCTCTTTCTTATCCCATCCGGATTAACACAAGGCCAAGGAAACTCATTCGACCTGACAATCCTGATCATTCTCGGGCTGGTTGCTACAATAGGACAGCTATTCATGACTGAAGGTTACCGCTACGTGAATGTCGCAACAGGATCACTTTTTCAGTCGATGGTTCCGGTGCTCAATTTACTTTCGGGCTATTTCATTTTCGAAGAACATTTCTCTACAACCGAGACCTTGGGTGCATTCGTCATCGTTTTGTCCTGCATATCGCTGGTCATCATTAACTACAGCATCGGCAAACGCAGCAGAATATTAAAACTGGTTGAGTAAACTTTCGGGAATGAGCCCTGTTTAAATAGGGAAACTACGCACCATGAAAGAACAAATTGCCTTCTACAAACAGAAATTACAATACGAAACTGACGCCTGGGATTTAGCTGAAGCACTCAAAAAGAAAAACGACATCATCGTCGTGGATGCCCGCTCGGCTGAAGCCTGGGACAAAGAACACATTCCCGGCTCAATCAATTTCCCGCATCGCGAAATCAACATCGAATCGACGGAGAAACTCGATCGCGCAAAGCTTTACGTCACTTATTGCGACGGCATTGGCTGCAATGCCTCAACGAAAGCCGCTTTTCAACTTTCCAGATTGGGATTTCGAGTGAAAGAATTAATCGGTGGACTGGAATGGTGGAAGCGCGATGGCTACGAGACACAAGGGAAGTTTGCAGAAAACAAAGAATTTACCAACTGCGGGTGCTAGCCGGCTTTTGATTTCTGTGTCACAGCATCTTCCTTCGACGGATTCACCAGGATCAGAATCAGCAAAAACATCAATACAGCAACGGCGGCACCTCCGGCAAAGGCGGTGCGAATTCCTCCAAATTCGTAAAAAACACCAATCAGCAGCGGCCCCAAGGTTTGTCCAACCCGCAACACCATCGAATTTAGCGACATAAAAGCGGCCCTCTCCTGGATTGAGGCCAAACCAACCATCATATTCTGCAAAGCCGGAATCAAAACGCCGTGCCCGAGCCCGAAAACGACGATCCCGGTAATAATGCTGCCCCAATTGAAAGATCTTCCCAATATGAGCATCGACACCAAATAAAACATACTTGCAAACAGCAGTTGCTTTTTCGGACTGAGCAGCCTGTTAATCCTGGGCATCTGAAACGAAGTGAGCGCAGTTACTGCCGACATCAGCGACATGGCTCCGCCGATAATCACCGATCCCGAATCCAGGCGCGAACGCAACAACAGTGGGAAATAAGTCAGATAGGCCCCATACAAAATCACAAACAACAAAATGTTAGCACCGAAAAGTCCCCAGACAATTTTCCGATTCACCGTTTGCCAAACATTGGAAAAATAAGTGCTCAATGTGGTCTGTCCCGCAGGTTCGGGGTTGTGCAAATAGAGCAAAACCAAAATTGCCAGAGGTACCGATAAAATCGGAAGGAGGAAAACAAATTGCCAGCCCATGACAGTCAACAGTCCGCCAATGGCAGGATAGGATGCCGTGCCGATGCTCAACACGCTGGCATTATAGCCCATAGCAGCCACACGGTCGTTACCGGAGAATAAGTCACCAATCAGGGTAATATTGATACTTGCCAAGCTGCTGGCTCCAACACCTTGGACAAAGCGCAACAGCAGCAACCAGTAAAAATCGCGGACAAAGAAACAAGCAAAACCGGCCAACCCGAACAAGACCAGCGACGGAATCAAAATCACTTTTCGACCTAAACGATCCGCCAAAATACCGGTAAGCGGAGTCAGGAAAATTCCGGGCAGCGTAAAAGAAACAATCAACCAGCCAACCTGCCGGGCGGTGATATGGAAATACTGAATCACTTCCGGAAAAGCCGGCGTAATACTCGCCACGCCCATCACAGCAACGAGCGTCACCCCAAAAATCAACTGTAAATTCCTATTTTCGATGATTGATTTTCGATGCGGCATAGTCAGTCTCCTTTTATTATTTGATCATATCGACTCCCCGATTTCGTTGATCCAGAAAGCGCGAAGCAACATTCAACGGACGAAGCGTTCCCTTTTTCTTATACTGATGTGCTTCCATCCGCCCCAGGATACTCGACAGAATCCGAACGGTCTCAACAATATGATCGCCCTTGTTCAGCATCACACATTCGGAACGAGCCGACATCGACGCATCAGTAATTTCGGCACGGGTTGCAATTCCTTCTTTCGCCAGGTGCTCAAAAACCTGTGTGGCCCAAATATTTGGGATGAAAGCTGCCTCACAAAGCCACAACAACATTTCCTGCACTTCCGAAATCCGCTCCGGTCCCAACTCAACAGCCAGATCGCCACGGGCAATCATCAGCCCGATATTTGGACTCCGCATCGCTGTCAAAATAAGTTCCGGCACATTGCTGAACGCTTCTTCATTTTCAATTTTCAGCACCACGCCAATATCTTCCCGACCGTGTTCTTTCAGTTTTTGCTGAAGAAATTCAACATCGGCGGCAGTTCGTACAAACGAGTAGCCCAACAAATCAGCATGTTTCAGGATGAAGGGGAGATTTTCAAGGTCTTCATCCGGCAGCGACGGCAGGTTCAACTTGGTATCCGGCAAATTAATTCCTTTCTCTGCCTTCAGTTTCGTTCCGCCAACTTTCGCTTTTACGATTTTCACCAAAAACGAATCCGGCAGAACAGCTTCAATCATTCCGCCAATCTTTCCGTCGTCAAACCAAATTCGTTCGCCAACTTTCACATCAGCAACTACCGAAGCGATTGAAATCACAACACTCGCTTTTTCGGATCCAAAAACCATATCGTTTCGCTCGGCGACGTCAACACGCAAGTAATCTCCGGCCTCCAGTCGAACGAAATCTTTCGAGCCTGCATTTTCGCCCAAGCGGACGATCTGCTCCGTACGTAACTTGGGTCCGGGAAGATCCATATAAACTTTGCAATCGCGCTTGGTCTCCACTGCAATTTCGCGAACATTTGCAGCCATTCGGGCCCATTCGGTTTGCGAATCGTGACTACAGTTTATCCGGGCATTTTCCATCCCCGCATCCATCAGGTCACGAATCAGCTGCTTATCTTCGGCAGCCGATGTTGGCAGCGTTACCATGATTCGGGTATGAAAGGGTTGGTTCGACTTGCCCAAAAGCCGATCGGTGTTTTCATCCAAAACATGAAGACTCTTGAAATAATTGACCGGATGTTCGCCAAGCCCAAAGCGCCCCTGAAAGGACTGCCCAACGTACAAATGAAGAAAATACAGGATATTTTCGATATTGGCCAACACATAACGTTCGGAGTGACCGATTGACGACAAGCCCAGCGCCGACAACTCCTCCTGAATGGGGCGCAACTCGAAAGTTCGTAGCCGCAGGTAGCGGACAAAGTTCCGGGCCGAGTAATGATAATTCGGGTGAACGGAATCAATCAGTGGCTTGTATTCTGTTTCACAAGCTAAAATTGACTCTCTTATTTTCAGCAATTGATCGATTAATTCTTCTATTGTCATAGCATCACAGTGTTCTCAACCAAAGATAAACACATTGTTCTGCTTTTAACAAAAAGTCGAAATAAATTGCTTTTGCTCCGGAAACCTAAAAATGAAAGCAGGTTGCCGATCTTTAAAAAATCGACAACCTGCCTGCCTATTATCTAAGTCTGTTTATCTTACACGCTTAAAAC is a genomic window of Mangrovibacterium diazotrophicum containing:
- a CDS encoding TatD family hydrolase, which codes for MLIDTHSHIYTEDFSDDIAEVIQRAYENEVRKIVLPNIDSSTVKKLLDLSEQYPQICYPLMGLHPTSVNEDYEEELELVEFWLQKQKFYGIGEIGIDLYWDKTFVNEQTDAFRRQIRMAIKYDLPIVIHFRESFNEVMAVLQEEKVPGLRGVFHSFSGTIEQAQQVIDLGFKLGVNGVVTFKNSGMDKVIEKVDPSHIILETDAPYLTPVPFRGKRNESSYLIYVARKVAELHGISVQELARRSSQNAESLFQI
- the gdhA gene encoding NADP-specific glutamate dehydrogenase, which encodes MRTDMNEFMQALIAKTPGETEFHQAVQEVVETIWDVYQKNPRYQKAKILERMVEPERVIMFRVPWIDDKGEVQINRGYRVEFNSALGPYKGGLRFHPTVTLSILKFLGFEQTFKNSLTTLPMGGGKGGSDFSPKGKSDNEIMRFCQSFMTELQRHIGPNTDVPAGDIGVGGREIGYLFGQYKRIRNEFTGVLTGKGLAWGGSLIRPEATGFGAVYFVHHMLDHLGKDIVGQTFAVSGFGNVAWGAITKINELGGKVVTISGPDGYIYDPAGISGEKIDYLLELRETNNDVVEPYANEFGAQFFAGKKPWEQKVDIAIPCATQNEVDLEDAKMLVAKGCFLLAEASNMGCTAEAVEYLADHINYAPGKAVNAGGVAVSGLEMTQNSQRLNWTREEVDARLHLIMKEIHDTCVRYGKNGERINYVKGANVGGFVKVADAMLAQGIV
- the gdhA gene encoding NADP-specific glutamate dehydrogenase, which translates into the protein MKKPIESFIDEFMLRVKAQDPNQLEFHQAVHEVIESLAPFLLDHPKYLKMRILERLVEPERVLHFRVPWLDDQGNIQVNRGFRVEMNSAIGPYKGGLRFHPTVNLSIMKFLAFEQTFKNSLTSLPMGGGKGGSDFDPKNKSDLEVMRFCQSFMTELFRHIGPNTDVPAGDIGVGGREIGFLFGQYKRLRNEFTGVLTGKGIEWGGSLIRPEATGYGTVYFAQEMMSTKGEDLKGKVVCISGSGNVAQFAAQKVLELGGKVVTMSDSGGFIHDPDGIDPEKLEFIFQLKNEQRGRIKEYSDKYGCPYHAGQRPWSVACDIALPCATENEVHKEDAEHLLKNGCQVVAEGANMPCTPEAVHLFLKSKILYAPGKAANAGGVAVSGLEMAQNSMRLNWTREEVDARLHTIMKTIHAMCLKHGAQKDGWINYVDGANIGGFVKVAQAMLAQGVV
- a CDS encoding CPBP family intramembrane glutamic endopeptidase, whose protein sequence is MQPNYPSAYQSILLLLRLVLIIAALLIPYCIVRFIINDSTTITRLDAFYFYTSKILAQILVFYWAYKRVQKEDLYSLSDELSPSLNSSLLWAILGGLALIFLMEPIEQFVPATSTVQIYFSNLSTNKFGSFLYVVLISPVLNELIFRSIILRGFLKNYKPGLAILGTALLFSIFHVSLLQAVISFILSLFIGFVYWQTRSLLLCIILHILNNAVAYIIIVYSGQIESISSLIPDTKIYLFLYLLAAAALSITLLQIYKKNQVEI
- a CDS encoding peptidylprolyl isomerase translates to MKKAEIYTEKGVMKLEFYEDDAPGTVENFVKLSKSGFYDGLTFHRVIPGFVIQGGCPDGTGAGGPGYTIKCELTGEKQYHDRGVLSMAHAGRNTGGSQFFICHNRQNTKHLDRKHTCFGKVYEGLDVIDAIRPGDVIEKIVIIEE
- a CDS encoding DMT family transporter, which produces MSNNFKGIVFTLTSVVMFAFMAVLVRMIPHVSSFHSSFVRFTIGLAIIGILAMFKLIPLKFRDRKTLFIRGLIGGIAVYLFYLAIVRLGIGKGSAYVYSYPAFATLLSMFMLKEKVEGIKFIPIFTSIAGLVLLSLGRTNGAMAGFGWNELIAIGGSITTALAVVYVKKLHHSDNSYAIFFAQSIIGFWLFLIPSGLTQGQGNSFDLTILIILGLVATIGQLFMTEGYRYVNVATGSLFQSMVPVLNLLSGYFIFEEHFSTTETLGAFVIVLSCISLVIINYSIGKRSRILKLVE
- a CDS encoding rhodanese-like domain-containing protein; translated protein: MKEQIAFYKQKLQYETDAWDLAEALKKKNDIIVVDARSAEAWDKEHIPGSINFPHREINIESTEKLDRAKLYVTYCDGIGCNASTKAAFQLSRLGFRVKELIGGLEWWKRDGYETQGKFAENKEFTNCGC
- a CDS encoding MFS transporter, producing MPHRKSIIENRNLQLIFGVTLVAVMGVASITPAFPEVIQYFHITARQVGWLIVSFTLPGIFLTPLTGILADRLGRKVILIPSLVLFGLAGFACFFVRDFYWLLLLRFVQGVGASSLASINITLIGDLFSGNDRVAAMGYNASVLSIGTASYPAIGGLLTVMGWQFVFLLPILSVPLAILVLLYLHNPEPAGQTTLSTYFSNVWQTVNRKIVWGLFGANILLFVILYGAYLTYFPLLLRSRLDSGSVIIGGAMSLMSAVTALTSFQMPRINRLLSPKKQLLFASMFYLVSMLILGRSFNWGSIITGIVVFGLGHGVLIPALQNMMVGLASIQERAAFMSLNSMVLRVGQTLGPLLIGVFYEFGGIRTAFAGGAAVAVLMFLLILILVNPSKEDAVTQKSKAG
- a CDS encoding pyruvate kinase, which produces MTIEELIDQLLKIRESILACETEYKPLIDSVHPNYHYSARNFVRYLRLRTFELRPIQEELSALGLSSIGHSERYVLANIENILYFLHLYVGQSFQGRFGLGEHPVNYFKSLHVLDENTDRLLGKSNQPFHTRIMVTLPTSAAEDKQLIRDLMDAGMENARINCSHDSQTEWARMAANVREIAVETKRDCKVYMDLPGPKLRTEQIVRLGENAGSKDFVRLEAGDYLRVDVAERNDMVFGSEKASVVISIASVVADVKVGERIWFDDGKIGGMIEAVLPDSFLVKIVKAKVGGTKLKAEKGINLPDTKLNLPSLPDEDLENLPFILKHADLLGYSFVRTAADVEFLQQKLKEHGREDIGVVLKIENEEAFSNVPELILTAMRSPNIGLMIARGDLAVELGPERISEVQEMLLWLCEAAFIPNIWATQVFEHLAKEGIATRAEITDASMSARSECVMLNKGDHIVETVRILSSILGRMEAHQYKKKGTLRPLNVASRFLDQRNRGVDMIK